A genomic region of Ewingella sp. CoE-038-23 contains the following coding sequences:
- a CDS encoding proteasome-type protease has protein sequence MTYCVAMRLSSGLVFVSDSRTNAGVDHISTFRKLHVFHQSDERMLVIQSAGNLATTQSIISLLHRRCLDPDRENMLNVESMYDAASLLGETVREVIARDSGANQGGMTDFSCNLLLGGQIKGEGLRLFHIYPQGNFIEATHDTPYFQVGESKYGKPIIDRVLTYNTPLEQAMQCALISMDSTLRSNLSVGLPLDVMIYPTDSFSTAQQYRVTEEHPYFDMIRKGWGEGLLSIFAQLPPLKLD, from the coding sequence ATGACTTACTGTGTGGCCATGCGCTTGTCCTCTGGTCTGGTTTTTGTCTCAGATTCGCGCACCAATGCCGGGGTGGACCACATCTCCACCTTCCGCAAACTGCATGTTTTTCATCAAAGTGATGAGAGGATGCTGGTTATCCAAAGTGCCGGAAATTTGGCGACCACACAGAGCATCATCAGCCTGCTGCACCGCCGCTGTCTGGACCCGGATCGCGAGAATATGCTCAACGTGGAGTCGATGTACGACGCTGCCAGCCTGCTGGGAGAAACCGTGAGAGAGGTGATCGCCCGCGACAGCGGCGCGAATCAGGGTGGCATGACCGATTTCAGCTGTAACTTGCTGTTAGGCGGGCAGATTAAGGGCGAAGGGCTGCGGCTGTTCCACATTTACCCGCAAGGTAATTTCATCGAAGCGACCCACGACACGCCCTATTTTCAGGTGGGAGAAAGCAAGTACGGTAAGCCGATTATCGACCGCGTGCTGACTTACAACACGCCGCTGGAGCAGGCCATGCAGTGCGCGCTGATTTCGATGGATTCCACCCTGCGCAGTAATCTGTCGGTGGGCCTGCCGCTGGACGTGATGATCTACCCGACCGACAGTTTCAGCACCGCGCAGCAGTATCGCGTCACGGAGGAACATCCCTATTTCGACATGATCCGTAAAGGCTGGGGGGAAGGTTTGCTGAGCATCTTTGCCCAGTTGCCGCCGCTGAAGCTGGATTGA
- a CDS encoding transglutaminase family protein: MKLNVSHQTHYTYAQQVKRSTQYLRLTPQDSSHQKILSWDLTLPEFATRTLDAYGNVLHVLTLDQPHQAITIEANGVVEIEDNVEDDNCGHLSPLVFLRTSPLTQADGAIRDFASRYYRPQAQHESLRALMGELLMKMPYSPGTTTVKDSASQAFSAQQGVCQDHTHVFLACCRSLGIPARYVSGYLYTEDSTHVAMHAWAEAWLDGHWQSFDVTNNTCQPNQHLKLAIGIDYLDACPVRGVRLGGGCEDMHTVAAVQMLDIPQ, from the coding sequence ATGAAGCTTAATGTCAGTCATCAGACGCATTACACCTATGCGCAGCAGGTGAAACGCAGCACTCAGTATCTGCGCCTCACCCCGCAAGACTCCAGCCATCAGAAGATTTTGTCGTGGGATTTAACCCTGCCGGAGTTCGCCACCCGCACGCTGGACGCCTATGGCAACGTGCTGCACGTACTGACGCTGGACCAGCCGCATCAGGCGATCACCATTGAAGCCAACGGCGTGGTGGAAATCGAAGATAACGTCGAGGATGACAACTGCGGCCATTTATCGCCGCTGGTGTTCCTGCGCACCAGCCCGCTGACCCAGGCCGACGGCGCGATCCGCGACTTCGCCAGCCGCTATTATCGCCCGCAGGCCCAGCATGAAAGCCTGCGCGCCTTAATGGGCGAACTGTTGATGAAAATGCCTTACAGCCCCGGCACCACCACGGTGAAAGACAGCGCCTCGCAGGCGTTTTCCGCCCAACAGGGAGTGTGTCAGGACCACACCCACGTGTTCCTCGCCTGCTGCCGCAGCTTGGGCATCCCGGCGCGCTACGTCAGTGGCTATCTCTACACCGAGGATTCTACCCACGTGGCGATGCACGCCTGGGCCGAAGCCTGGCTCGACGGACACTGGCAGAGCTTCGACGTGACTAACAATACCTGCCAGCCGAATCAGCATTTGAAACTCGCCATTGGTATCGATTATCTTGATGCGTGCCCGGTGCGTGGCGTTCGGTTAGGCGGAGGGTGCGAAGATATGCATACCGTCGCGGCGGTGCAAATGCTCGATATTCCCCAATGA
- a CDS encoding alpha-E domain-containing protein codes for MLSRTASELYWMARYLERAENIARLLDVTNKLSMISIRDKSQLEDEQNDLLVPLTLTGTRQLFSDNYPQVTMGNLLNFFALDSLNHSSIFSCMQMAWNNAHAVRGSLSSEVWESINASWIEMKQIRRQGVASVGADAFFDWVKERSHLFRGAMFGTLLRSDALYFIRLGTMLERADSTARLLDAKNQLLDADEDPVREYYRMDTLLRAVSAREAFHTLYKQQISRETIADLLILRRELPRSLLACVEIMAEQLELIGGRTGNLPRRLVHTLHAELRFSTLDDILKVGLREWLAQFLSQTSAIAESIHHTYLEAQ; via the coding sequence ATGCTAAGCAGAACCGCCAGCGAGCTGTACTGGATGGCGCGCTATCTGGAGCGCGCCGAGAACATTGCCCGCCTGCTCGACGTCACCAACAAGCTGTCGATGATATCGATTCGCGACAAATCCCAGCTGGAAGATGAGCAGAACGATTTACTGGTGCCGCTGACCCTCACCGGCACCCGGCAGCTGTTCAGCGACAATTATCCGCAGGTCACTATGGGCAACCTGCTCAACTTCTTCGCGCTGGACAGCCTTAACCACAGCAGCATCTTCAGCTGTATGCAGATGGCGTGGAACAACGCCCACGCGGTGCGCGGCAGCCTGTCGTCGGAGGTGTGGGAGAGCATTAACGCATCGTGGATTGAGATGAAGCAGATCCGCCGTCAAGGCGTGGCGTCGGTCGGAGCAGACGCCTTTTTCGACTGGGTTAAAGAGCGTTCGCACCTATTTCGGGGGGCTATGTTTGGCACTCTGCTGCGCAGCGACGCGCTCTATTTTATCCGCCTTGGCACCATGCTCGAGCGCGCCGACAGCACGGCGCGGCTGCTGGACGCCAAAAACCAGCTGCTCGATGCCGATGAAGACCCGGTGCGCGAGTATTACCGGATGGACACCCTGCTGCGCGCGGTCAGCGCCCGCGAGGCTTTCCATACTCTTTATAAGCAGCAAATCAGCCGCGAAACCATCGCCGATCTGCTGATCCTGCGCCGCGAACTGCCCCGCTCGCTGCTGGCCTGCGTGGAGATCATGGCCGAACAGCTGGAGCTGATTGGCGGCCGCACCGGCAACTTGCCGCGCCGCCTGGTCCACACCCTGCACGCCGAACTGCGTTTCAGCACGCTGGACGACATTCTGAAGGTGGGCCTGCGCGAGTGGCTGGCGCAATTCCTGAGCCAAACCAGTGCCATCGCCGAAAGCATTCACCACACTTATCTGGAGGCCCAATAA
- a CDS encoding circularly permuted type 2 ATP-grasp protein — MINIELSDSPFFDEMLMAQGQHRDHYQAYWQWLQQADQQAVQRKKEEAALLFHRVGITFNVYGEDDGAERLIPFDSVPRIIPANEWKMLDLGIRQRVQALNAFLHDIYHDQKILKAGIVPAEQVLANEQYQPCMQGVDLHRNTYAHIAGTDMVRGGDGEYYVLEDNLRTPSGVSYMMENRKMMMRLYPELFAEQRIAPVSRYPSHLLQTLRESTPVNDPTVVVLTPGRFNSAYFEHSFLAQQMGVELVESVDLFVKDGAVFMRTTSGPCKIDVIYRRIDDAFLDPLAFRADSMLGVPGLLSVYRAGGVVLANAIGTGVADDKSIYPYVPEMIRFYLAEDPILNNVPTWQCRDEKALSFVLANLEKMVVKEVHGAGGYGMLIGPTASKAEIERFRELLRTRPQNYIAQETLALSTCPTFVGNGLAPRHIDLRPFALTGAEVRLVPGGLTRVALAEGSLVVNSSQGGGTKDTWVLEDEPVNGQVAEDDAC, encoded by the coding sequence GCGACCACTATCAAGCTTACTGGCAATGGTTACAGCAGGCAGATCAACAGGCCGTACAGCGCAAGAAGGAGGAAGCCGCGCTGCTGTTTCACCGGGTGGGGATTACCTTTAATGTTTATGGCGAAGATGACGGCGCGGAGCGGCTGATTCCGTTCGACAGCGTGCCGCGCATCATTCCGGCCAATGAATGGAAGATGTTAGATCTCGGCATTCGCCAGCGCGTTCAGGCACTTAATGCTTTTCTACATGACATCTATCATGACCAGAAGATCCTTAAGGCGGGCATCGTGCCTGCCGAGCAGGTGCTCGCTAACGAGCAGTATCAGCCCTGCATGCAGGGGGTAGATCTGCATCGCAACACCTATGCGCACATCGCCGGAACCGACATGGTGCGCGGCGGCGATGGCGAATATTACGTGCTGGAAGACAACCTGCGCACGCCGTCCGGCGTCTCTTATATGATGGAAAACCGCAAAATGATGATGCGGCTCTATCCTGAACTGTTCGCCGAGCAGCGCATCGCGCCGGTGTCGCGCTACCCTTCCCACCTGCTGCAAACCCTGCGTGAAAGCACGCCGGTCAATGACCCAACCGTTGTGGTGCTGACGCCGGGGCGTTTCAACAGCGCCTATTTCGAGCACAGCTTCCTCGCCCAGCAGATGGGGGTCGAGCTGGTGGAAAGCGTTGATTTGTTTGTCAAAGATGGCGCGGTCTTTATGCGTACCACCTCCGGCCCGTGCAAAATCGACGTGATTTACCGCCGCATTGATGACGCCTTCCTCGACCCGCTGGCCTTCCGCGCTGACTCCATGCTCGGCGTGCCGGGGCTGCTGTCGGTCTATCGCGCCGGGGGCGTGGTGCTGGCGAACGCTATCGGCACCGGCGTCGCCGACGACAAGTCCATCTACCCTTATGTGCCGGAGATGATCCGCTTCTATCTGGCGGAAGATCCGATCCTGAATAATGTGCCGACGTGGCAGTGCCGCGATGAAAAAGCCCTAAGCTTCGTGCTGGCGAATCTGGAAAAAATGGTGGTGAAAGAGGTTCACGGCGCAGGCGGCTACGGCATGTTGATAGGGCCGACGGCCAGCAAAGCCGAGATAGAACGTTTCCGCGAACTGCTCAGAACTCGCCCGCAGAACTACATCGCGCAGGAAACGCTGGCGCTCTCCACCTGCCCGACCTTTGTCGGCAACGGGCTGGCCCCGCGCCATATCGACCTGCGCCCCTTTGCGCTGACCGGAGCAGAGGTGCGTCTGGTACCCGGCGGCTTAACCCGCGTGGCGCTGGCCGAAGGTTCGCTGGTGGTCAACTCGTCGCAGGGAGGCGGGACCAAAGATACTTGGGTGTTAGAGGATGAGCCGGTCAACGGCCAGGTTGCGGAGGATGACGCATGCTAA